From Vigna unguiculata cultivar IT97K-499-35 chromosome 5, ASM411807v1, whole genome shotgun sequence, the proteins below share one genomic window:
- the LOC114183358 gene encoding cell division cycle protein 27 homolog B-like isoform X1, producing MEAILVDCVQKSLRHFMHANAIFLCHRLCAEFPTETNLQLLAGCYLQNNQAYSAYHILKGAQMAQSRYLFAISCFQMDLLSEAETALCPASEPSVEVPNGAAGHYLLGLIYRYTDRRKSAIHHFKQALSMDPLIWAAYEELCILGAAEDATAVFGEAAALCVQKQYLHCSTTPKLQSSAEDCNLVDTRHSVSEDTSPRQLKLMQGLKDVPGNHHGASILGGTSQPINSGLSNISFYNTPSPMATQLSGVAPPPLCRNLQPNGQNLSTVNTDSSPKSSVNSTIQAPRRKFVDEGKLRKISGRLFADSGPRRSSRLSSDASLNANAAVVSGNGTGNSSKYLGGSKLSSMSFRSMAVRKGQPWPNENADEGTRNDVLDDSRLNVTSSTSSSTPIMDAKSYEQEAANFSIGGQTVSGSKVISGASEILTLLRIFGEGCRLAYSYSCQDALDTYMKLPHKHYNTGWVLSQVGKVYFELVDYLEADQAFGLARQVMPYSLEGMDVYSTVLYHLKEDMKLSYLAQELISTDRLSPQSWCAMGNCYSLQKDHETALKNFQRAVQLNPRFAYAHTLCGHEYVALEDFENGIKCYQSALRVDARHYNAWYGLGMVYLRQEKFEFSEHHFRMAFQINQRSSVIMSYLGTALHALKRSEEALMVMEKAILADKKNPLPMYQKANILLSLEKFEEALEVLEELKEYAPRESSVYALMGRIYKRRNMHERAMLHYGISLDLKPSATDAASIKAAIEKLHVPDEMEDNL from the exons ATGGAAGCGATACTCGTTGATTGCGTGCAGAAGAGTCTTCGGCATTTCATGCACGCCAACGCCATCTTCCTCTGCCACCGTCTATGCGCCGAGTTCCCCACCGAG ACAAATCTCCAGTTGTTGGCTGGATGTTACTTGCAGAATAATCAAGCTTATTCTGCATATCACATCTTAAAGG GGGCGCAAATGGCTCAATCCCGATACTTGTTTGCAATATCATGCTTTCAAATGGATCTTCTTAGTGAAGCTGAAACAGCATTATGTCCTGCTAGTGAGCCCAGTGTAGAG GTTCCAAACGGGGCAGCTGGTCATTATCTGTTAGGGTTGATTTACAG ATACACTGACAGAAGGAAAAGTGCCATTCATCATTTTAAGCAGGCACTATCAATGGATCCTCTAATATGGGCCGCATATGAGGAGTTGTGCATATTAG GTGCTGCTGAAGATGCAACTGCAGTTTTTGGTGAAGCAGCTGCTCTTTGTGTACAAAAGCAATACCTACATTGCTCGACCACACCTAAGTTGCAGTCATCAGCCGAGGATTGTAATTTAGTTGACACTAGACACTCTGTCTCAGAAGATACAAGTCCTAGACAACTGAAACTTATGCAGGGCCTGAAGGATGTTCCTGGAAATCATCATGGGGCATCTATTTTAGGAGGAACTTCTCAACCAATTAATAGTGGTCTGTCCAACATATCATTTTATAACACCCCGTCTCCAATGGCAACACAG TTGTCAGGTGTTGCGCCACCCCCTTTGTGTAGGAATCTGCAGCCTAACGGCCAAAACCTGAGTACAGTGAATACTGACAGTTCTCCTAAGTCATCAGTGAACTCTACCATTCAAGCCCCTCGgagaaagtttgtggatgaagGAAAATTACGTAAG ATTTCGGGGAGATTGTTTGCTGATTCTGGTCCTCGACGTAGCTCTAGACTATCCAGTGATGCAAGTTTAAATGCTAATGCAGCAGTTGTATCTGGAAATGGAACTGGTAATTCTTCTAAGTATCTTGGAGGGTCAAAGCTTAGCAGTATGTCATTTCGTTCCATGGCAGTTCGTAAAGGGCAGCCATGGCCCAATGAAAATGCTGACGAAG GAACTCGAAACGATGTTCTTGATGATTCTCGTTTAAATGTCACATCATCAACATCTAGTTCTACTCCTATCATGGATGCTAAATCTTATGAACAAGAAGCAGCAAATTTTTCCATTGGTGGACAAACAGTGAGTGGTTCAAAAGTCATTTCTGGCGCTTCAGAAATACTGACccttttaagaatttttggtgAAGGCTGTAGACTTGCCTACTCATATAGTTGTCag GATGCACTGGATACCTACATGAAACTTCCACATAAGCATTACAATACTGGGTGGGTTCTTTCCCAG GTTGGAAAAGTGTACTTTGAATTGGTTGATTACTTAGAAGCTGATCAGGCCTTTGGCCTTGCTCGTCAGGTCATGCCTTATAGCTTGGAAGGAATGGATGTCTACTCAACAGTCCTTTAT CACCTAAAGGAGGATATGAAGTTAAGTTACCTGGCTCAGGAACTGATATCAACTGATCGTTTATCTCCTCAGTCTTG GTGTGCAATGGGTAATTGCTACAGCCTGCAAAAGGATCATGAAACTGCGCTGAAGAATTTTCAGCGGGCTGTTCAACTGAATCCCAGATTTGCATATGCACACACCCTTTGTGGACACGA GTATGTTGCACTAGAAGATTTTGAGAATGGAATCAAATGCTACCAGAGTGCGCTCAGGGTTGATGCAAGGCATTATAATGCTTGGTATGGACTTGGAATGGTATATCTACGCCAAGAAAAGTTTGAGTTCTCTGAACATCATTTTCGAATGGCTTTCCAAATCAATCAACGTTCGTCTGTAATAATGTCATACCTTGGTACTGCTTTGCATGCCTTGAAG AGAAGCGAGGAAGCACTGATGGTAATGGAGAAGGCTATTTTAGCGGATAAAAAGAATCCCCTTCCAATGTATCAGAAGGCCAATATACTCTTGAGCTTGGAAAAGTTTGAGGAGGCATTGGAAGTCCTAGAGGAGCTTAAAGAGTACGCACCTCGTGAAAGTAGTGTTTAT
- the LOC114183358 gene encoding cell division cycle protein 27 homolog B-like isoform X2 produces MTNLQLLAGCYLQNNQAYSAYHILKGAQMAQSRYLFAISCFQMDLLSEAETALCPASEPSVEVPNGAAGHYLLGLIYRYTDRRKSAIHHFKQALSMDPLIWAAYEELCILGAAEDATAVFGEAAALCVQKQYLHCSTTPKLQSSAEDCNLVDTRHSVSEDTSPRQLKLMQGLKDVPGNHHGASILGGTSQPINSGLSNISFYNTPSPMATQLSGVAPPPLCRNLQPNGQNLSTVNTDSSPKSSVNSTIQAPRRKFVDEGKLRKISGRLFADSGPRRSSRLSSDASLNANAAVVSGNGTGNSSKYLGGSKLSSMSFRSMAVRKGQPWPNENADEGTRNDVLDDSRLNVTSSTSSSTPIMDAKSYEQEAANFSIGGQTVSGSKVISGASEILTLLRIFGEGCRLAYSYSCQDALDTYMKLPHKHYNTGWVLSQVGKVYFELVDYLEADQAFGLARQVMPYSLEGMDVYSTVLYHLKEDMKLSYLAQELISTDRLSPQSWCAMGNCYSLQKDHETALKNFQRAVQLNPRFAYAHTLCGHEYVALEDFENGIKCYQSALRVDARHYNAWYGLGMVYLRQEKFEFSEHHFRMAFQINQRSSVIMSYLGTALHALKRSEEALMVMEKAILADKKNPLPMYQKANILLSLEKFEEALEVLEELKEYAPRESSVYALMGRIYKRRNMHERAMLHYGISLDLKPSATDAASIKAAIEKLHVPDEMEDNL; encoded by the exons ATG ACAAATCTCCAGTTGTTGGCTGGATGTTACTTGCAGAATAATCAAGCTTATTCTGCATATCACATCTTAAAGG GGGCGCAAATGGCTCAATCCCGATACTTGTTTGCAATATCATGCTTTCAAATGGATCTTCTTAGTGAAGCTGAAACAGCATTATGTCCTGCTAGTGAGCCCAGTGTAGAG GTTCCAAACGGGGCAGCTGGTCATTATCTGTTAGGGTTGATTTACAG ATACACTGACAGAAGGAAAAGTGCCATTCATCATTTTAAGCAGGCACTATCAATGGATCCTCTAATATGGGCCGCATATGAGGAGTTGTGCATATTAG GTGCTGCTGAAGATGCAACTGCAGTTTTTGGTGAAGCAGCTGCTCTTTGTGTACAAAAGCAATACCTACATTGCTCGACCACACCTAAGTTGCAGTCATCAGCCGAGGATTGTAATTTAGTTGACACTAGACACTCTGTCTCAGAAGATACAAGTCCTAGACAACTGAAACTTATGCAGGGCCTGAAGGATGTTCCTGGAAATCATCATGGGGCATCTATTTTAGGAGGAACTTCTCAACCAATTAATAGTGGTCTGTCCAACATATCATTTTATAACACCCCGTCTCCAATGGCAACACAG TTGTCAGGTGTTGCGCCACCCCCTTTGTGTAGGAATCTGCAGCCTAACGGCCAAAACCTGAGTACAGTGAATACTGACAGTTCTCCTAAGTCATCAGTGAACTCTACCATTCAAGCCCCTCGgagaaagtttgtggatgaagGAAAATTACGTAAG ATTTCGGGGAGATTGTTTGCTGATTCTGGTCCTCGACGTAGCTCTAGACTATCCAGTGATGCAAGTTTAAATGCTAATGCAGCAGTTGTATCTGGAAATGGAACTGGTAATTCTTCTAAGTATCTTGGAGGGTCAAAGCTTAGCAGTATGTCATTTCGTTCCATGGCAGTTCGTAAAGGGCAGCCATGGCCCAATGAAAATGCTGACGAAG GAACTCGAAACGATGTTCTTGATGATTCTCGTTTAAATGTCACATCATCAACATCTAGTTCTACTCCTATCATGGATGCTAAATCTTATGAACAAGAAGCAGCAAATTTTTCCATTGGTGGACAAACAGTGAGTGGTTCAAAAGTCATTTCTGGCGCTTCAGAAATACTGACccttttaagaatttttggtgAAGGCTGTAGACTTGCCTACTCATATAGTTGTCag GATGCACTGGATACCTACATGAAACTTCCACATAAGCATTACAATACTGGGTGGGTTCTTTCCCAG GTTGGAAAAGTGTACTTTGAATTGGTTGATTACTTAGAAGCTGATCAGGCCTTTGGCCTTGCTCGTCAGGTCATGCCTTATAGCTTGGAAGGAATGGATGTCTACTCAACAGTCCTTTAT CACCTAAAGGAGGATATGAAGTTAAGTTACCTGGCTCAGGAACTGATATCAACTGATCGTTTATCTCCTCAGTCTTG GTGTGCAATGGGTAATTGCTACAGCCTGCAAAAGGATCATGAAACTGCGCTGAAGAATTTTCAGCGGGCTGTTCAACTGAATCCCAGATTTGCATATGCACACACCCTTTGTGGACACGA GTATGTTGCACTAGAAGATTTTGAGAATGGAATCAAATGCTACCAGAGTGCGCTCAGGGTTGATGCAAGGCATTATAATGCTTGGTATGGACTTGGAATGGTATATCTACGCCAAGAAAAGTTTGAGTTCTCTGAACATCATTTTCGAATGGCTTTCCAAATCAATCAACGTTCGTCTGTAATAATGTCATACCTTGGTACTGCTTTGCATGCCTTGAAG AGAAGCGAGGAAGCACTGATGGTAATGGAGAAGGCTATTTTAGCGGATAAAAAGAATCCCCTTCCAATGTATCAGAAGGCCAATATACTCTTGAGCTTGGAAAAGTTTGAGGAGGCATTGGAAGTCCTAGAGGAGCTTAAAGAGTACGCACCTCGTGAAAGTAGTGTTTAT